From Paenibacillus polymyxa, the proteins below share one genomic window:
- a CDS encoding sensor histidine kinase produces MKAKRYDTLGWKLAALSLAAFTLTGLILMVFYYGASLLLWLNPSRSFFGTRLIRWTVNHIGSSLILLVCGLPLYIYFFFLFTKNTIGYLREITTGMQNFADGNLSYSIPVSSADELATLAKNMNTMADKLRLSIEEERASAKAKNDLITGVSHDLRTPLTSVIGFLEYIETDRYRDEIELRYYVNIAYEKSLTLKKLIDELFEYTRVSGGSLPLELEPVDLGKLLTQLAEEFVPSLEQADMSYRVRIVEPVRILADTDELVRLYENLFSNAIRYGKDGKRLDITIGREGDEAIVICTNYGTPIPPEDVPHLFERFYRVDKSRSKETGGTGLGLAITKSITELHNGRISVRSNRRQTDFETRFPIYRAR; encoded by the coding sequence TTGAAGGCAAAACGATACGATACGCTGGGATGGAAGCTGGCAGCCCTTAGCCTTGCCGCCTTCACTTTAACTGGACTAATTTTAATGGTGTTTTATTATGGAGCGTCTTTGCTGTTATGGCTGAATCCCTCGCGTTCTTTTTTTGGCACTCGGCTGATCCGCTGGACCGTCAATCACATTGGTTCCTCACTGATCTTGCTGGTGTGTGGGCTGCCTTTATATATTTATTTCTTTTTCCTTTTTACCAAAAATACGATTGGCTATCTACGCGAGATTACGACAGGGATGCAGAATTTCGCGGACGGAAATTTATCCTATTCGATTCCGGTATCTTCCGCAGATGAACTGGCAACCTTGGCAAAAAATATGAACACCATGGCAGACAAGCTCCGTCTTTCAATAGAAGAAGAACGGGCTTCCGCCAAAGCGAAAAACGACCTGATCACTGGTGTATCCCACGATCTTCGCACCCCGCTAACATCGGTGATTGGCTTTTTGGAGTATATTGAAACCGACCGTTACCGGGATGAAATTGAGCTACGCTATTATGTAAACATTGCTTATGAAAAATCGCTGACGCTTAAAAAGCTGATCGACGAGTTATTTGAATACACGCGTGTGAGTGGTGGTAGCCTGCCACTGGAGCTGGAGCCTGTAGACCTCGGCAAATTGCTCACTCAACTTGCTGAGGAATTTGTACCCTCACTGGAACAGGCGGACATGTCCTATCGTGTCCGAATCGTTGAGCCTGTTCGGATTTTGGCCGACACGGACGAGCTGGTGCGCCTGTATGAAAATTTATTTTCCAATGCGATTCGATACGGAAAGGATGGCAAGCGTCTCGATATCACGATAGGACGTGAAGGCGATGAAGCGATAGTGATCTGCACCAACTACGGCACCCCGATTCCACCGGAAGATGTCCCACATCTCTTTGAACGGTTTTACAGAGTGGACAAATCACGCTCCAAGGAAACCGGAGGTACCGGGCTGGGCCTTGCTATTACCAAAAGCATTACCGAACTGCACAATGGCCGCATTTCGGTTAGGAGCAATCGTAGACAAACGGATTTTGAAACCCGTTTTCCGATCTATCGCGCCCGTTAG
- a CDS encoding LutC/YkgG family protein — protein MSEQRNPSAQAKAEHEAWLHHMQAESRVKQARFMEGIATRLKRPRQTEPPKQPFRGAPAFWHEFEWSAEQRIEEFTANFTSVGGHVVRLPDLKKAADWIAHKARELGAAYIVRQNEPDLDALQLEAALPEVRLSVWNTDPAQNWKARAAEADIGIVMADEAAAYTGSVAVLSSPEKGRSVSLLPTVLIILLPVERLRTRLGEILSRFDVAGREQLPAGIHFITGPSRSSDIENDLTIGVHGPGIVYTLLVG, from the coding sequence ATGAGTGAACAGCGTAATCCTTCTGCGCAAGCAAAAGCGGAGCATGAAGCATGGCTTCATCACATGCAAGCAGAATCCCGTGTCAAGCAGGCACGCTTTATGGAAGGCATTGCGACGCGGCTCAAGCGTCCGCGACAGACAGAGCCACCGAAGCAGCCGTTTCGCGGCGCACCTGCGTTTTGGCACGAATTCGAATGGAGTGCGGAGCAGCGCATCGAGGAGTTCACCGCCAACTTTACAAGTGTTGGCGGACACGTAGTGCGTCTGCCGGATCTGAAGAAGGCGGCAGACTGGATCGCGCACAAGGCGCGCGAGCTGGGAGCAGCCTATATCGTCCGGCAGAATGAGCCGGACCTGGATGCGCTCCAGTTGGAAGCAGCGCTGCCGGAAGTCCGACTGTCGGTGTGGAACACCGATCCAGCCCAAAACTGGAAGGCACGCGCCGCGGAGGCCGATATCGGCATCGTCATGGCCGATGAGGCCGCCGCCTACACCGGCTCGGTAGCAGTGCTATCCTCGCCGGAGAAGGGGCGCTCGGTCAGTCTGCTGCCGACCGTGCTGATTATTCTCCTGCCCGTGGAACGTCTGCGAACACGACTGGGCGAGATTTTAAGCCGTTTTGACGTAGCAGGGCGTGAGCAATTACCCGCAGGCATTCATTTTATTACTGGACCGAGCCGCTCGTCGGATATCGAAAATGATTTGACGATTGGTGTACACGGACCAGGTATCGTTTATACGTTGTTGGTTGGTTAG
- a CDS encoding response regulator transcription factor has product MHNGTILLVDDEPEIIKLMQIYLENEGYRLLMARDGLEALEQVNREQIDVMVLDVMMPNMDGIEACMKIRETEHFPIIMLSAKGQDMDKITGLSVGADDYVTKPFSPLELVARIKSQLRRVRKYTHSSPILEHEMVLDELSINTVTHEVTLAGESVKLTPREFAIVELLARHRGQVLSMEQIYEKVWKEQYLESNKTLMVHVRKIREKIETDPRKPKYLKTVWGIGYKMEKFD; this is encoded by the coding sequence ATGCATAACGGAACCATTTTATTAGTAGACGATGAACCTGAAATTATTAAGCTCATGCAAATATATTTAGAAAATGAAGGATATCGCTTGCTCATGGCACGGGACGGACTGGAAGCGCTGGAGCAGGTTAATCGGGAACAGATAGATGTAATGGTGCTGGATGTGATGATGCCCAACATGGACGGGATTGAAGCCTGCATGAAAATCAGGGAAACCGAGCATTTTCCGATCATTATGTTGTCTGCGAAGGGACAAGATATGGACAAAATTACAGGGCTTAGCGTTGGGGCCGATGATTATGTCACCAAGCCGTTCAGCCCGCTGGAGCTAGTGGCACGCATCAAATCCCAGCTACGTAGAGTACGGAAATATACCCACTCCTCTCCTATATTGGAGCATGAAATGGTACTGGATGAACTCTCCATTAACACTGTTACACATGAGGTCACTCTCGCTGGAGAATCCGTTAAGCTGACTCCGCGTGAATTCGCTATTGTTGAGCTTTTGGCTCGACACCGGGGTCAAGTGCTGAGCATGGAGCAGATTTATGAGAAGGTCTGGAAGGAACAATATCTGGAATCCAACAAAACGCTAATGGTACATGTGCGTAAAATTCGCGAGAAAATTGAGACTGATCCGCGAAAGCCCAAATACCTGAAAACAGTGTGGGGCATCGGCTATAAAATGGAAAAATTCGATTAA